One part of the Sulfolobus tengchongensis genome encodes these proteins:
- a CDS encoding glycoside hydrolase family 3 N-terminal domain-containing protein: MSLEEKIAQLQATPIDNLLEGKEFSEEKARKILRFGIGQITRVAGSRLGLKPKEVASIINKVQKFLMENTRLKIPAIIHEECLSGLMGYTGTSFPQAINLASTWDMELVKSVASTIRYQGRLVGIHQCLSPVLDVCRDPRWGRCEETFGEDPYLVASIGLSYINGLQGENELVATAKHFAGHGFPEGGRNIAPVHVGNRELREVFLFPFEVAVKLGKVMSIMPAYHEIDGIPSHSNMELLTKTLRQEWGFDGIVVSDYDGIRQLETIHRVASNKMEAGILALEAGVDMEFPNVDCYGEPLMNAVKEGLISEAMIDRAVERVLRIKERLGLFNNPFVNENNVPEKLDDQKSRELALEAARKSIVLLKNDGILPLSKNVNIAVIGPNANEARNLLGDYTYMGHLNLEGGIEVVTVLQGIMRKVNGKVLYAKGCDIATESRDGFAEAIEIANKSDVIVAVMGEKSGLPLSWTDVPSKEQFEKYQAVTGEGNDRTSLRLPGVQEELIKELYKTGKPIILVLTNGRPLVLTPIIDYVKAVIEAWFPGEEGGNAIADVLFGDYNPSGRLPISFPMDTGQLPLYYNRKPSSFRPYVMMRSAPLFPFGYGLSYTEFAYSNLEVMPKEVGPQGYVKISVTVENVGKMEGEETVQLYISKPYSNVARPVKELKGFAKVYLKPGEKRRVVFNLPVETLSFYDRYMRLVVEKGDYDVLIGRSSEDIVLKDSFKVKDTRPLSDRRMFLSEVKIE, translated from the coding sequence ATGAGTTTAGAGGAAAAGATTGCACAACTACAAGCTACTCCAATAGATAATTTACTCGAAGGCAAGGAATTCTCAGAAGAGAAGGCTAGAAAAATATTACGTTTTGGAATAGGGCAAATTACTAGGGTAGCTGGAAGCAGATTGGGTTTAAAACCTAAAGAAGTCGCAAGTATTATAAATAAGGTTCAGAAGTTCCTTATGGAAAATACTAGATTAAAAATACCCGCAATAATACATGAAGAATGTCTTTCTGGTTTAATGGGATATACTGGTACTTCTTTTCCTCAAGCAATTAACTTAGCTAGTACATGGGATATGGAATTAGTTAAAAGCGTAGCTTCCACAATAAGATATCAAGGAAGATTAGTTGGAATCCATCAATGTCTTTCTCCAGTTTTAGATGTGTGTAGAGATCCCAGATGGGGAAGATGTGAAGAGACGTTTGGAGAGGATCCCTATCTCGTAGCGTCAATCGGTTTATCATATATTAATGGCTTACAAGGTGAGAATGAACTCGTAGCCACAGCTAAACACTTCGCAGGCCATGGTTTTCCCGAAGGTGGAAGAAACATTGCTCCAGTTCATGTGGGTAATAGAGAATTGAGAGAAGTATTTCTCTTCCCCTTTGAAGTTGCAGTCAAATTAGGAAAAGTAATGTCTATAATGCCAGCTTATCATGAAATTGATGGAATTCCATCTCACAGCAATATGGAGTTACTAACTAAAACTCTGAGACAAGAGTGGGGATTTGATGGAATAGTAGTATCTGACTATGATGGTATAAGACAGCTAGAAACAATACACAGAGTGGCATCAAACAAAATGGAGGCTGGAATACTGGCTTTAGAGGCAGGTGTCGATATGGAATTTCCCAACGTAGATTGTTATGGGGAGCCATTAATGAATGCAGTTAAAGAAGGCCTTATTTCAGAGGCAATGATAGATAGGGCGGTAGAAAGGGTATTGAGGATAAAGGAAAGACTTGGCTTATTTAATAATCCCTTTGTCAATGAGAATAACGTTCCTGAAAAACTAGACGACCAAAAATCTAGGGAATTAGCCTTAGAGGCAGCTAGAAAATCAATAGTTCTCCTTAAAAATGATGGTATACTACCATTAAGTAAAAATGTAAATATAGCCGTAATAGGTCCCAATGCTAATGAGGCTAGAAATCTATTGGGAGATTACACATATATGGGGCATTTAAATCTTGAAGGAGGTATAGAGGTAGTTACAGTATTGCAGGGAATAATGAGAAAAGTAAATGGAAAAGTACTTTACGCTAAAGGTTGTGATATCGCAACTGAGTCCAGAGATGGATTTGCAGAGGCAATTGAAATAGCCAATAAATCTGATGTGATAGTTGCTGTAATGGGAGAAAAATCCGGTTTACCTCTATCATGGACAGATGTTCCAAGTAAAGAACAATTTGAAAAATATCAAGCAGTAACCGGAGAAGGTAATGATAGAACCAGTTTAAGATTACCCGGAGTACAAGAAGAACTAATTAAAGAACTGTATAAAACCGGAAAACCTATAATATTAGTTCTAACAAATGGAAGACCTTTAGTGCTAACACCAATAATTGATTATGTTAAAGCTGTGATAGAAGCATGGTTCCCAGGTGAGGAAGGAGGTAATGCCATAGCCGATGTTCTTTTCGGGGATTATAATCCTAGTGGTAGATTGCCTATATCATTTCCTATGGATACTGGACAACTCCCCCTTTACTATAATAGGAAACCTTCATCATTTAGACCATATGTCATGATGCGTTCAGCGCCATTATTCCCCTTCGGATACGGTCTAAGTTATACCGAATTCGCCTACTCTAATCTAGAGGTAATGCCTAAAGAGGTAGGCCCTCAAGGTTATGTTAAGATTTCGGTAACTGTTGAAAATGTAGGGAAAATGGAAGGAGAAGAAACTGTACAGCTATATATATCCAAGCCTTATTCTAACGTAGCTAGACCAGTTAAAGAATTAAAGGGATTCGCTAAAGTATACCTAAAACCAGGTGAAAAGAGGAGAGTAGTGTTTAACTTACCAGTAGAGACTCTTTCATTTTATGATCGCTATATGAGATTAGTAGTAGAAAAGGGAGACTACGATGTGTTAATAGGAAGATCATCTGAAGATATAGTTCTAAAGGATAGTTTTAAGGTTAAAGACACAAGACCGCTAAGCGATAGACGGATGTTCTTATCAGAAGTAAAAATAGAATGA